The genomic region AAAACACCATATTATGCCACTGAGATTCTACAAATCACTGCCAAATCCCTTTAAAGTTCTCTCCCAGTTgctctctgtttatgtctctgcCTTGCTCTCTCTGTTGAACCCTCTTCTCTCTGTGCACTAATGGGCACGGATTGAGATTATCATGCGGCCGTCTGTGAAGAAATCCCTAGGTGGACTAGCCTTTATATTTGTATGCAGCTGTACTATATGTAGTACCCTCCCCCTTTTATGATGGAACTCCCTCACTTTTCATGGGAGATTAGAAAGGCAGCGACATGAGAATACATTCTCATACACACCTGTAGAATATCATGTTCTAACTACTGAAACATGTTCAACTAAAACAATAGTGATTCACACAATCACATGGAAATTAAAAAAGATGCATCTGTTTCTCTGCTGTATCGACAAAATCATTTTCTATAGCATGCCCAGGATCAGTCACATTAAATAGTACTGTTAATCCACGGCTTAAATTGATATTTTAGTGATCTGTTCAATACCCATTGGATTTGATAAAAATCAACGATTTTGGTGCAACAGACCTTTCTCACATAATATTTAATAACTAAATGGAGACCTGATACAGATTCATAACAAAACATAAATAATTATTTACAGTTGCTAGATATGGTGTGAGATTTTAGTCCGTTTTCTGTCTGCCTGTAGCTGAAAGAACACTATACATGCTATGAAGATATGATGGGGCCACTTTGCAAGCTGCAGTTGTTTGATTGGAATCTCTAAAAAGGCACACTACTGCCACCTAGTGTATTAGATCCATGTTTGACATCACACTACCGTAATCTGCCAGCGGTAAAACTGACAGCACTAAATGTAACTGTCAAGACCTGACATTTTAACAATTTGCATAGCTAGATAGCATTGTGACAAAGtcaaaacacacagaaatactttTCAAGACATATTGATTTACTCTAGATAAATATACAGGGAAAGAAATGCTTAGCATAGTAAGTTACAGTATGTCATAACTCAGATgtaagaaaaaaatacattacaaAGAGAGTTACAGTGTTTTAAAACAAGAGGTTCAATGTTTGGCTAGTACCCTAAGAACACAGACTTCTCCAAGCCGTCCTCTGCTTTAGTGTACTCCAGGTGGGATCTGTAGTACTGGCTGTTGTAGTGAGGGCTGTTGCGGACGTACTCCAGATAGTCAGGGGTTCCTGGACAGATTACATTGTCTGCCAGCAGCACTGTGCCTTTCTGTATGAGACCAcactcctagagagagagggatataggaaGAGATATAGTTGGGggaatgggagaaagagagggagatgggaagaCATATAGTTAGGGGaatgggagaaagagggagaaaagagagaatgacatgtgttttgtttattcatATCACAGGATGATCAGACTAGTTATCTTACTTACCTCCAGCAGTTTTGTGTCAGGAAGGTAGCGCTCTTTCCAGTGGTCCAGGAAAACTAAGTCAAACGCCTGGACCCCGAAATGCTCCTTCATCCAAGGGATCCAGTCTCCTGAGGCTCCCTCCACTAGCTGCACCTGGACAACAGTAATGAGATCTCATCTAAGCTTCTGAGTTACAACTGACCCGTATCTTTTAACATCTACTACCCACCCATATTTACATGAATGTACATCACGTTCATCATCAGATGTAATTATATTCATCTATCCTAATCTCCTTTTACCTTATCTTCCAGTCCTGACCATTTGATGACTTGACGAGCAATGGCAGCATAATCTGGGTTGAACTCCAAGGTAATGACACAGGCTCCAGGGGGTAATAGGCGGGCTATGCGTACTGTTGAGTAGCCACAGTAAGTGCCTAACTCCAAGACAGTGACTGGACTCACTTCATTGACCACCGAGTCCAGAATGGAGCCTGTAATGAAGTCAcaatatatagacacacacacgaaGATGTGGACACAGTCAAGACCAGGCAGACATgtggcctggggtggtctagaggtctAAGAACACATCATGTATGTACGGCTGCAACATGGGTTAATTCAATCTGACTGCTCTTTCATTCTCTCCTTTACCTTTCACCTCTATCTATCCAATAAACATACAAGATATTTACTATATactgtgtttgtgtatatatatatatgtatatatgtgtatatatatatatattatttaggtTTTAAATACCGGGCAGACTGATGATACGGTAAAGATCAATTAAATACTTTTATTCTCATTTAGCTGGTTATCTGAGGCCACCTGATgataaaatgtatgcacacatgactaagtcgctttggataaaagcgtctgctaaatggcatttgttattattattaataaccCATTCAAAGCACATGTAGAGTACCTTTCTCATCCCCCACATTCATGGCCCATTCTCTATGTCTGCAGAAGTGGTCGATGGCTGTGATCACACTCTGGGGGTCTCCTACAGTGGCTTTCGTCTGCACTGCCTTCAGAATACGCTAGATATTTCAGAGGGAAAAATGACGGATGGTACTGTACCTACGATGATGCCTACATTACATTTAGTATTTactattttattaggatccaaattagctgctgccaaggcagctgcTTCTCTTCCTGGCGTCCAAACAAGAATAAaacgacacatcacaacaaaacaataGTCAACTctacatcataaataaaacaacacATCACACAATACATTGTGCACTATACACATTTACACTGGTCCACCATAACAAATGTACAATATAACATGTACAACATTACAACAATACAATATCACaaatacaatgtgtgtgtgtgtgtacgtgcatgtatGCGTGGcaatgggtgtgtgtgcgtgtctcttcacagtccactattgtcacgctctgaccttagatatctctgttttctgtaTA from Oncorhynchus kisutch isolate 150728-3 linkage group LG5, Okis_V2, whole genome shotgun sequence harbors:
- the comtb gene encoding catechol O-methyltransferase B isoform X2, encoding MMLLSLLSGLIMGAAVLFVLYRWVIPMAVQYHGGLALLWHDVIVERALDTLTRTSRPQRILKAVQTKATVGDPQSVITAIDHFCRHREWAMNVGDEKGSILDSVVNEVSPVTVLELGTYCGYSTVRIARLLPPGACVITLEFNPDYAAIARQVIKWSGLEDKVQLVEGASGDWIPWMKEHFGVQAFDLVFLDHWKERYLPDTKLLEECGLIQKGTVLLADNVICPGTPDYLEYVRNSPHYNSQYYRSHLEYTKAEDGLEKSVFLGY
- the comtb gene encoding catechol O-methyltransferase B isoform X3, translating into MLLSLLSGLIMGAAVLFVLYRWVIPMAVQYHGGLALLWHDVIVERALDTLTRTSRPQRILKAVQTKATVGDPQSVITAIDHFCRHREWAMNVGDEKGSILDSVVNEVSPVTVLELGTYCGYSTVRIARLLPPGACVITLEFNPDYAAIARQVIKWSGLEDKVQLVEGASGDWIPWMKEHFGVQAFDLVFLDHWKERYLPDTKLLEECGLIQKGTVLLADNVICPGTPDYLEYVRNSPHYNSQYYRSHLEYTKAEDGLEKSVFLGY
- the comtb gene encoding catechol O-methyltransferase B isoform X1 produces the protein MGTVCLWLFICLSVFITKLEIVYITVNSFFMTAIFVCPRMLLSLLSGLIMGAAVLFVLYRWVIPMAVQYHGGLALLWHDVIVERALDTLTRTSRPQRILKAVQTKATVGDPQSVITAIDHFCRHREWAMNVGDEKGSILDSVVNEVSPVTVLELGTYCGYSTVRIARLLPPGACVITLEFNPDYAAIARQVIKWSGLEDKVQLVEGASGDWIPWMKEHFGVQAFDLVFLDHWKERYLPDTKLLEECGLIQKGTVLLADNVICPGTPDYLEYVRNSPHYNSQYYRSHLEYTKAEDGLEKSVFLGY